Proteins co-encoded in one Brassica rapa cultivar Chiifu-401-42 chromosome A02, CAAS_Brap_v3.01, whole genome shotgun sequence genomic window:
- the LOC103850507 gene encoding trihelix transcription factor PTL-like isoform X1, whose protein sequence is MDDHHPQYGVPELRQLMQGGGRATTTESPSTSSHFPSDFFGFNLAPAAPPPPPQHHRLHQFTTDQEMGFLPRGIHGLGGNSSTAGNNSNLNASSSGGAVGFSGFLDGGGFGGSSGGNGGGTGRWPRQETLTLLEIRSRLDHKFKEANQKGPLWDEVSRIMSEEHGYQRSGKKCREKFENLYKYYKKTREGKAGRQDGKHYRFFRQLEALYGDSNNLVPCPSHNTQFMSNALHGFHTQNGMNVTTTTSNIHNVDSVHGFHSQSLSLSNNYNSSELELMTSSSEGNDSSRRRKKRSWKNKIKEFIDVNMKRLIESQDVWLEKLTKVIEDKEEQRMMKEEEWRKSEAARIAKEHLFWSKERERMEARDVAVIEALQFLTGKTLIKPLCSSPEERINGNIEIQKNSENQNENESDQTMTNNVSIEGSGSCWNEQEITKLMEIRTSMDSAFQEILGGCSDDFLWEEVAGKMAQLGFDQKSALLCKEKWEWISNGKKKMNKKRKDNSSSCGGYYPTTEENTIYNNQESGYNDNDQRHQMNEQGNVGSSTSNVNAAAGNPSGAMTANTNCFPFFMGDGDQNLWESYGLRLNKGENHE, encoded by the exons ATGGACGATCATCATCCTCAGTATGGTGTACCGGAGCTCCGGCAGCTCATGCAAGGCGGGGGGAGGGCGACTACGACGGAATCACCGTCGACCTCTTCTCATTTTCCCTCCGACTTCTTTGGCTTTAACCTAGCTCCGGCTGCGCCCCCTCCGCCGCCGCAACACCACCGGCTACATCAGTTCACTACAGATCAGGAAATGGGTTTCTTACCACGTGGCATACATGGACTGGGTGGGAATTCTTCGACGGCTGGAAATAACAGTAACTTAAACGCTAGCAGCAGCGGTGGAGCAGTTGGGTTTAGCGGGTTTCTGGACGGAGGAGGTTTCGGAGGCAGCAGCGGAGGAAATGGTGGAGGAACAGGGAGATGGCCGAGACAAGAAACCCTAACTCTGCTGGAGATTAGATCTCGTCTTGATCATAAGTTCAAAGAAGCTAATCAAAAGGGACCTCTATGGGATGAAGTTTCTAG GATTATGTCTGAGGAACATGGATACCAAAGGAGTGGGAAGAAATGCAGAGAGAAGTTTGAGAACCTTTACAAATACTATAAGAAGACTAGAGAAGGCAAAGCCGGAAGACAAGACGGTAAACACTATAGATTTTTCCGGCAGCTTGAGGCGCTCTACGGTGATTCCAACAACTTGGTTCCTTGTCCCAGTCATAACACACAGTTCATGAGCAATGCTCTTCATGGTTTCCACACCCAAAACGGTATGAACGTTACTACAACAACGTCTAACATTCATAACGTTGATAGTGTTCATGGTTTCCATAGTCAAAGCCTAAGCCTTTCTAACAACTACAACTCCTCCGAGCTGGAGCTGATGACTTCCTCTTCTGAGGGGAATGATTCTAGTAGAAGAAGGAAAAAGAGGAGTTGGAAAAATAAGATAAAGGAGTTCATTGATGTGAACATGAAAAGGTTGATAGAAAGTCAAGATGTTTGGCTTGAGAAGTTGACAAAGGTTATTGAAGACAAAGAGGAACAAAGGATGATGAAAGAAGAGGAATGGAGAAAGAGTGAAGCTGCGAGAATCGCTAAAGAGCATTTGTTTTGGTCTAAAGAGAGGGAGAGGATGGAAGCTAGGGATGTGGCTGTGATTGAGGCTTTGCAGTTTTTGACCGGAAAGACGTTGATAAAGCCGTTATGTTCATCCCCAGAGGAGAGGATTAATGGTAATATTgagattcaaaagaatagtgAGAATCAGAATGAGAATGAAAGCGACCAAACAATGACTAACAATGTTTCTATTGAAGGAAGTGGTAGCTGCTGGAATGAGCAAGAGATCACAAAGCTTATGGAGATAAGAACTAGTATGGACTCGGCGTTTCAAGAGATATTGGGAGGATGCTCGGATGATTTTTTATGGGAGGAAGTCGCAGGGAAAATGGCTCAGTTAGGGTTCGATCAGAAAAGTGCCTTGTTATGCAAGGAAAAGTGGGAGTGGATAAGCAATGgaaagaagaaaatgaacaaGAAAAGGAAGGACAATTCGTCGAGCTGCGGCGGTTACTATCCAACAACCGAAGAAAATACGATCTACAACAATCAAGAAAGTGGATATAATGATAATGATCAGCGTCATCAGATGAATGAACAAGGCAATGTGGGTTCTTCAACATCAAATGTAAACGCAGCCGCTGGAAACCCGAGCGGTGCAATGACCGCTAATACAAACTGCTTCCCGTTCTTCATGGGAGACGGAGATCAGAATCTGTGGGAGAGTTATGGTTTGAGGCTAAATAAAGGAGAGAATCATGAGTGA
- the LOC103850507 gene encoding trihelix transcription factor PTL-like isoform X2 — protein sequence MDDHHPQYGVPELRQLMQGGGRATTTESPSTSSHFPSDFFGFNLAPAAPPPPPQHHRLHQFTTDQEMGFLPRGIHGLGGNSSTAGNNSNLNASSSGGAVGFSGFLDGGGFGGSSGGNGGGTGRWPRQETLTLLEIRSRLDHKFKEANQKGPLWDEVSRIMSEEHGYQRSGKKCREKFENLYKYYKKTREGKAGRQDGKHYRFFRQLEALYGDSNNLVPCPSHNTQFMSNALHGFHTQNGMNVTTTTSNIHNVDSVHGFHSQSLSLSNNYNSSELELMTSSSEGNDSSRRRKKRSWKNKIKEFIDVNMKRLIESQDVWLEKLTKVIEDKEEQRMMKEEEWRKSEAARIAKEHLFWSKERERMEARDVAVIEALQFLTGKTLIKPLCSSPEERINGSGSCWNEQEITKLMEIRTSMDSAFQEILGGCSDDFLWEEVAGKMAQLGFDQKSALLCKEKWEWISNGKKKMNKKRKDNSSSCGGYYPTTEENTIYNNQESGYNDNDQRHQMNEQGNVGSSTSNVNAAAGNPSGAMTANTNCFPFFMGDGDQNLWESYGLRLNKGENHE from the exons ATGGACGATCATCATCCTCAGTATGGTGTACCGGAGCTCCGGCAGCTCATGCAAGGCGGGGGGAGGGCGACTACGACGGAATCACCGTCGACCTCTTCTCATTTTCCCTCCGACTTCTTTGGCTTTAACCTAGCTCCGGCTGCGCCCCCTCCGCCGCCGCAACACCACCGGCTACATCAGTTCACTACAGATCAGGAAATGGGTTTCTTACCACGTGGCATACATGGACTGGGTGGGAATTCTTCGACGGCTGGAAATAACAGTAACTTAAACGCTAGCAGCAGCGGTGGAGCAGTTGGGTTTAGCGGGTTTCTGGACGGAGGAGGTTTCGGAGGCAGCAGCGGAGGAAATGGTGGAGGAACAGGGAGATGGCCGAGACAAGAAACCCTAACTCTGCTGGAGATTAGATCTCGTCTTGATCATAAGTTCAAAGAAGCTAATCAAAAGGGACCTCTATGGGATGAAGTTTCTAG GATTATGTCTGAGGAACATGGATACCAAAGGAGTGGGAAGAAATGCAGAGAGAAGTTTGAGAACCTTTACAAATACTATAAGAAGACTAGAGAAGGCAAAGCCGGAAGACAAGACGGTAAACACTATAGATTTTTCCGGCAGCTTGAGGCGCTCTACGGTGATTCCAACAACTTGGTTCCTTGTCCCAGTCATAACACACAGTTCATGAGCAATGCTCTTCATGGTTTCCACACCCAAAACGGTATGAACGTTACTACAACAACGTCTAACATTCATAACGTTGATAGTGTTCATGGTTTCCATAGTCAAAGCCTAAGCCTTTCTAACAACTACAACTCCTCCGAGCTGGAGCTGATGACTTCCTCTTCTGAGGGGAATGATTCTAGTAGAAGAAGGAAAAAGAGGAGTTGGAAAAATAAGATAAAGGAGTTCATTGATGTGAACATGAAAAGGTTGATAGAAAGTCAAGATGTTTGGCTTGAGAAGTTGACAAAGGTTATTGAAGACAAAGAGGAACAAAGGATGATGAAAGAAGAGGAATGGAGAAAGAGTGAAGCTGCGAGAATCGCTAAAGAGCATTTGTTTTGGTCTAAAGAGAGGGAGAGGATGGAAGCTAGGGATGTGGCTGTGATTGAGGCTTTGCAGTTTTTGACCGGAAAGACGTTGATAAAGCCGTTATGTTCATCCCCAGAGGAGAGGATTAATG GAAGTGGTAGCTGCTGGAATGAGCAAGAGATCACAAAGCTTATGGAGATAAGAACTAGTATGGACTCGGCGTTTCAAGAGATATTGGGAGGATGCTCGGATGATTTTTTATGGGAGGAAGTCGCAGGGAAAATGGCTCAGTTAGGGTTCGATCAGAAAAGTGCCTTGTTATGCAAGGAAAAGTGGGAGTGGATAAGCAATGgaaagaagaaaatgaacaaGAAAAGGAAGGACAATTCGTCGAGCTGCGGCGGTTACTATCCAACAACCGAAGAAAATACGATCTACAACAATCAAGAAAGTGGATATAATGATAATGATCAGCGTCATCAGATGAATGAACAAGGCAATGTGGGTTCTTCAACATCAAATGTAAACGCAGCCGCTGGAAACCCGAGCGGTGCAATGACCGCTAATACAAACTGCTTCCCGTTCTTCATGGGAGACGGAGATCAGAATCTGTGGGAGAGTTATGGTTTGAGGCTAAATAAAGGAGAGAATCATGAGTGA